GGGACCTTAATACCTCCTGGTAAGAAGAAACATTCCGATTTCTGCCTTCCCTTTCCCTGGGACCTAGCAGTCATccattcgattttttttcattaatgaTAACGCCTGAAATTGTAAACATGATAGTAGAACACACCACTACCTATGCGGCACAAAAGAACAAAGAATACTTCAATTTAACAGAAGAAGAACTATATACTTTTATAGGTATTTTGCTGTTGAGTGGTTACGTACTACTTCCACGCAGACGGATGTACTGGGAACAAAGCGAGGATGTACACAATGTTTTAGTCGCTAATGCGATGAGGAGGAgcagatttgaagaaatttgTAGTTATTTACATATGAGTAACAACGAAACCATTTCTAAAGATGATAAACTGGGTAAAATTCGCCCCCTTATAGATTGTTTGAATCGACAGTTCCTCAGATACGCACCGATTGAGAATAACATTTCCATCGACGAATCTATGATACCGTACTATGGTAAACATGGATGTAAACAATTTTGTAAAAGGTAAACCTGTTCGATTTGGTTACAAGGCTTGGGTAGCTGCTCTTAAATTAGGATATTGTGtccaatttgaaattttcctTGTACTTTGATAGTTTTTTTACTTCCCCGAAGCTTATTAGAAGTCTCACGAGCAGAGGGTTTGGAGGAACTGGAACTGTCCGTGATAATCGTACGGAAAAGTGTTTTATAAAAgggaaaaatgaaatgaagaaACTAGACCGTGGTTCTATGGATAGTGCAGttgataagaaaaataatatagtaTGTGTACGTTGGAAAGATAACAATGTTGTTACAATGCTGTCAAACAAATATGGAATAAATCCCctacaaaaatattatagaTATTctgtaaagaataaaaagaaaatatctaTAGATCAACCTAATCTGAtatcatattataataattatatggGTGGTGTAGACCAATTAGACAATCATGTTTCTAACTATAGAATAGGTTTCCGCGGAAAAAAATGGTACACACCAATAGTATACTGGTTACTTGACGTTTGTGCAACAAATGCCTACATTCTAGCTCGAGAATATAACTGTAAAAAAGATAATCTTCAATTTCGACGAGAAATTGCAAACCATTTGTTAAACACATATGGCAGTAAAAGTGAGAAACCGGGGCGAAAAAGAGCATCAGTAAGATTTCCGTTATCTGTAGTCAATGGCAAACATATAATCGTAACGAGTCAACCTAGGCTCCGATGCCAAGTGTGCaagaataaaacaacaaaagcATGCCAAACCTGTAAAGTACCATTGCATGATAAATGTTTTTCAGTGTACCATTGCGAATAAATTTCGTTCTAAATATGTAGTGTGTTTTTTATTACCACTTAGAGCTGCGATCTTTATGAGGCCCTATGGGTCGTTACAGACccagttctaattttacatcaGAATTCTAAAATCTTactttattatattgttttacaTGTATAAACCACTAAACACAAATAAATGTATGTATTAACtgaataaaaacgattttataatTCTGGGTATTTAACAGGTTTGGTCGTAAACGACCCTTCGGGTATTAAAGCagtacaaatatttttataattctgGGCATTAATGGGTTAAAGTAGGCCGATgattccgaaaatttgcatatggctataacttttcattctgaataaaatttcttagtcACATTTTACCATACCGTAAACAGAAAAGATACTTTACTGGACACACAAGAAGTTTTCGCTTCAGTGTCAACACTCActtgattttaaaaacttgaaaatatgtttaaaatttgtctTTAACCAAGCAAGGCTGAAACCCAAAagataacaattaatatcaaaatattttacattttataaaagtcgtttcacctatccgacacactgtatatgttTATCAAAGTCGTTTATCATTCTCGAATCACTAAAGAAGGGGTTGTTATCACGTTGTTGACAGgggtttttatatttaaattaattttatcaagacTAAATCCACTAAGGAAGatgtaaaaaagttataaaaattttttcgataatttgtattataacAACTATGTGTTTCATAATAAGTACAAGACCACCAAAGATGTGCATAAGTTGCACATTCCTAGTGACCGTAAGTGGTAAAGGTATCCGCACACAGAGAACCCCTTTGATTCACATTGGATATTTAAGCGAACTGTAGgaaaaaaaagttcatttcCCTTTAGTCTTTGGAGgactatttttaataatggataatagtaagttttatttattttttcttgtaattattaaaattattattaccattattttattttttaatttcagtgTGGGAATTTGTTATAACAATGTGTGAACAGTATAACCGAAacgtaagattttttttattttatttttttccaattcaatttcaattttttagccCCTCATTACACAAGCAGGGTTAAATACCCtaaacaacttgaaaaatatGTATGGACATTTTTTAGATGTTGTCTATAATGGTGTATACAACACCCAAGATAATGATTATATCATTATTGTAGGAGTTCCTTCAGGAACggagtttttttttcttatttcagtacgttgtaaacattattatttctattaatactTCTactaatatttgtttttaatttatagacACCATTCCTGAAGGACTACAatgtaagtaataattaaaacaaaaaaaaacaatgtatCTAATATCCTTTTTTCTTATACTATAATGAAgatctattttaattgttaagttttaatattttgtaagttatagaaaaaataaaataaaatgtagatAAACTAAagaaaccttttttttttattcctttaaaaagttatataaaatggTTATATTATATAGAGTACAATTGcttaatctattttttcttatgATTAACACAACAACAATTAAATCGGTCATTTTAAAAACCACATACAGTGCCTCACAAAAGTATTCGGAAAGTCTTGTTTTCACccaaaaaatgcaaaatacggtgtttattatttcgattttgagattaataaagattaacgtaacttttattacaagtAAAGTCTCATATCTTAGACAGAACAACAATATGATATTAACCTAACTTATACATTAAACTGTCACAAAAGTATTCGGAAATTTAAAACACAGTAGGCTATGTAggttttttctaaaattctaCTACATTACACTACATTAGCAGACAAACAAGCATTGCTGTAGATTACCTATTCAATCTGAATGTGAAGTTTTGGTgaatcatttttgatttaattaaatacggAGAATGGTATAAAAAATGGGAAGAAAATCAAAAGAGACCACAGTTTgaggaaagaaaaataatattcaatctGCGAAGGGAAGGTAAAACGTTGCAAGAGATATCAAACGCAACAAATAGAAGAGTGTCAGCTATCCATAGCATTTTGCAAAGGAATTCGCTTCAGTTGGGACAGCGATCGGAAAGGCCTGCAAAATTTAAGGCTCGTGATAAAGCtgttattattagaaaaattaaggAACAGCCACGTACTTCTGCGCCAGAAATTAATCGAAGTCTCGCCGAGTATAGTGGAATCCATGTCAGTGATGAAACTGTGCGACGAACTCTTAGAGCTGCTGGTTACAATGGACGTACTCCACGTATAAAGCCGCTTATAAGTGAGAAAAATCGGAGGAAGCGTTTGGAATTTGCAAGAAAATACGTAAACTATGGCACCGAGTTTTGGTCAAAAGTAATCTTTAGTGATGAAaccaaatttaacatttttgggCCAGATTGTGGTAATAAAGTTTGGCGAAAAGTAAATACCGAAATGCACCATAAAAATACAGTATGTTCGGTTAAACACGGGGGTGGTAATGTAATGTTGTGGGGCTGTATGAGTGCAAATGGCGTCGGAAACATGCAATTCATTACTGATAAAATGGATCACCGGCTCTACATCCAAATATTAAAAGACAATTTGAACGCTAGCGCCAATAAACTCGGACTTTCGGGTCGTTACATCTTTCAACAAGACAACGACCCGAAACATACAGCCCAAAATACAAAACTTTGGATTTTGTACAACACCCCAAGTGTTTTAGGAACACCGCCTCAGTCCCCGGACCTTAATCCGATTGAGCACTTGTGGGCAGATTTGGAGCGTGCCATCCGAAAACATGGAATTACATCAAAAGATACACTTAAAACAGCAATAGTCAAAGAATGGGAAAAAATATCAGCCGAGAGAACACGAAAACTAGTGTTGTCGATGCAGAACAGATTAAGAgaagttattaaaatgaaaggaTATGCTActcgatattaattaattaaaaaaaaaagttttactgaactagtttatttttttacgaatACTTTTGTGACGTGATTCAACCTCATTATTTAGTTAAActgctattttttttgtatttatgttGAGAAAAAGTTTAGTTTTTACGTTTCAATAAAAGTTTATACCACTAtgaaataatattgataaagtttttgttttaaatgaaaactaAAGAAAGTTGTTGTTACTCTCCTGTCCCATAAACTGATTTCCGAATACTTTTGCGAGGCACTGTATATCCCATTTTTAGGGAAATTgactttttgacattttcggGTTCCTTATAGGTAGTTCTATCCCTTCCGCAACAAAACAACACAAATCCATGTTTTTATCTTGTTTGTATAGCAAGCACGATTTGTCAGTGCATGAGAAAAGAACGTATATCCGGGATGTATGTGGTTTTGTAAATAACTAGATTTCATGAGAGGTGAACTTGTGAGCAAGTCAGTAAAGCCGATCTCTGTTGTTGTTAGTTACTGTTGAAATCAAGATGGACACCAATGAACACGGTATTAGTGGAAAGTATAATTCAGTATAATACTTGCAGCTCTCCATATCCgtattaaaacgttttatacCGAATCATACAGTATTGCACGCATGCGCCTTTCTACCGTTGCCAAGAATTTCCAAGAAATAACGAATCTGCAATCAGATTTGAACATATCGTAGTCTGCGATTAGAATGGTGGTTGGCCCTACCGATTTATCGGTATATCTAccgatttaaattttagaaaataatgtAATTCTATATCGACGcccaaatataaaaatttacaaataaattaaattttattagttattttcttgtaaaactTATTAGTTGGTACAATAGATGGCCTTAGTAGATGTTCAGAATTTTGATCTTACGGGAATTCCCTTGTTCGTTTATTCGTTGTGTAAAATTTGCGTTTGTTTCACTTCATACTTAGTAGTAACATGTCTTCAAGTTCATCGAGTGAATGTGAAATAGAaccaaaaagtaaaaaaatcaaatatgatCAAAAATATAAGGACGAATGGGAGAGAATACGGCAATATAAAGGTTGGGTAGAGAAAAGTAAAAAGGGCGACAGCTTTGCGCTTTGTTTACCAtgtgataaaaatattaatatcaaaagtgGAAAAAACGCacttacaaaacattttcaaacaaCCGTCCACAAAGATAATAGTAACacgataataaaacaaaaatctatcACCTCGTTTCTGAAACCTAGCACATCCACTGCATCAGGGGAACAGGAAATTAAAGAAGGTAGGTAATTCTGAACTTATACGTTTTATCAATGTTTTCCCAATATTTCTTTTACGTTCATACTAGTTATatggatttctttattttagcGGAAATACGTTTAGCTGGATTTATTACCGAACACAATTTATCATTCACTATCATGGACCATCTTCCAaaattgattacaaaaatatgccCTGATTCGACCATTGCTAAAGGATTAGCATGTGGCCGTACCAAAACCACAGGAATCGTAAAAAATGTGCTAGGACGCCAAAACTTTGAAGCAATCTGCAGAGACCTGAGAAACACAGTTTTCCTTAATAGCGGATGAATCCACTGACCGAAGTATAGTAAAGCACTTGTGTTTAGTGGTAAGATACAACAACGACAAAGCTAAAATTAAAGACAGTTTCTTGGGTtacaatttttagaatttgtTTTGCcgttctttaataatttaaataaagaaatgcaATCAGAATCCCCAAAATTATACactttacataaaaatattaccCAAGTAATTAAATCCATATATGATTGTTTTATGAagagattatttaaaaagaacgcCCATAGAAAATGTCGACTTTAAAAACTCCAGAAACTATATGCCAATTGAAAAAATCTACTGCGGAGCTaatgttaataaatcattattagaattaaatcTGACTTCTGACCAAAAATCATTCTTTCGATTAAGATGTTTAGATTTTTATATCGAAGCATGTAGCCAAATATGTACCagattttctttaaaagataacatcattaaattatttaattttgttgatcCAATTGAGGTAAAAGCAGGTTCCATCGGTagtatttcaaatattgcaattttatttcagaatttaaTAAAGGAGGAGGAACTACAAATCCTTGATTCTGAATGGCGTTTGCTACGAAATGTTGAACAAGTACAAGAATTTTCTcaagatgttttaaaattttgggaagaagttaataatttgaaacaaGCAGATGAATCAACattatttccaattttaactAGGTTtgtttacaatattttaagttttccaCATTCATCTGCGAATGTAGAAAGAGtattttcttccataaatttaattaaaaataaaatacgtaataaattaatcacaGATACTATAACAGAATTAGTACATACCAAGCAATACATAAGTGACGATACTTGCTACAATTTTCCTATAGATCGTAACTTAATTTCGTTGAtgaacaaacaaaatttgtatacCGCCTCAagtgaaatttaaataactacTGTACGACCATTTGAGCCTGAGACCTGTCAATGTCaggataataatattttagtaaTGTTTAATAATGTGTTTTGACATTTGTCAGGTCTCACACTCAAGTGGTCGTACAGTAAGTaggtttttgttattaaaaaatgttttattttattagagtgtttatttatttattgtttcattttattagaataatgtttagtttattattttctttgttaatctTTATactgtttaaatttataaaatgtaataaacttatttaacattttactTCTCTATTATTTACCaacaaattgtattttttaaatttatttttaaacctaCCGATTTTATCCAAGACCTACCGATATTTTACGATTGGAACTACCGACTTTTAGATTTGTGGGTTGGCAACGCTGAGTGAAACGGATGATTAGTATTGTGCACAATGTTCAATAGAATGTATTTTTACGTGGACAGCGGCGATGAAGAGCCATTTGAAGACAGCGGAAACGAATATATACCAAGTGAAGATGAAGAGTCTGAAGAAGATGATATGTTAATTGATGAATATCGTAAGAGAGATGTAATGTTAGTAGAAAGTGTAAGTGACGACAGTAATCATGAATTAGAAACCGACCTAGCGACGACAGAAAAAGATTACGCCGATTTGGGGAGACAGTAATTTCGTTCCGACAATTTTCGAATTTGATTCTACAAATAGCGGCATCAGAAATGATTCTTTGTCTGAAAATTCCATagaatttgattattttgcaaGCCTATTTACCGAAGATATCCTAGAATATATTGTAACCGAAACTAACCGATATGCCAATCAAAATCAGACAAAGGATTAGAAAGAACTTTCAGCAgaagaattttatgtttttactGCTCTAACAATGCTAATGTctcgaaacaaaaaaaactaatttaaaagaatattgGTCTACAGATTCTTTGCTCGAGTCTCCAATCTTTTCTAGAACCATGCCTAGGGACAAATATATAAGTATTCTTTGACCAAACATAGCAAACATTTGTTGGTGTACATATACGGCGGTCGTCTGTGCGGCAATAACATCGGTGCCGTCTGAGGGGTAAGCGAATCAATTTTGGAGCCGTCCTTAAAGggttaatcttttttttttatgattaacaCAACAacaattagttttattagttTAGGTACATTAGGGTCATTTtcaatgttaataatttttacatttatatatttttctaaaaatttctttttgatatctctTAACATAAACGATAGTAAAATCATccttaatttgtttataataccaCATGTTTCCTTCGAATCGCATTACTAGCTTTTATAATCTCCTGTCTCACTTTATCTTTCCGTTTGGTGGTTCTTGTTGGAGGCATGATTACTCAGACAGAGAGAGACAGACGGATAGATAGACAGACAGACAGACAGGTAGACGGATGGATGGACGTACAGATAGACCAGTTCGGACTGACATCCGGCTGTTGAATGGAGgatatttttgataaagtaATGTTTAAATAAGAATGATCATGGTTGAATGTGATATTCAAATGTTTTCCTATAACGTCCATTGTTTAGGTCTCTATCCTTAGCGATAATCAGAAATCCATATTTATCCTTCCAGCATTCGGTACacattaatttgaatttggcAAATGGTAGAAGGTTGATATTCACGCGATACGGAAGCGataaggaaaaattaaaagatatttacaGATTATtcagggtgagtcagaaagaatgggaaatccgaataccggagatactagacaccaaaatatgatgatttaacgtaatatctcttatacaaatgtcagtAGTTTTCGAGGCATaaggtgttgaaagttaaattcttatttcgaaatttcttgataattttgaagatttttgtactattaacataaaatttggtattttatttggttattattaaatttggtttTCGAGCAtaagaaatacgaatttgaaacttgttttgttattgctcgtagagggcgctagacACGCTGCTCGTTTGATAATTcaaatcataagttttttggctcgacagctacgaccaataagagctgcaaatcacaaagagcattcaattttacataaaaaaggtactcttattgaaattgtctaagtctatcggttttcgaattatttactttttaaatgtttaaatgtattttttcttcgaaaatatttattttttaacataagcaaAGTTGGGTTATTTTTCCGCTTATGTTTCGACAATTGCTTGGTAATTGTCAACAATGATCTAATTTCCTTgtgcaataatcatttttaccaacaataaagttattaccaatttgaaaatgccacgacataatgaattttttaatagtgagaaatccagatttaagtccactggatttttgaaaatggtcacaatattctattgttattgttatcgattataatcgttactaattgctatagttactgtgttattgattttaaatgttaaccttaaaattactttgaaacaattaaaagcagataACTTGGAAACCAGTAGACTTAGACAATGTAAGCAAGAGTAAATTTTTTGTGCAGAATTGAAAACTGGCAAAAAggaaagttattcataaaccttgaaaacagacaaatccaaatatgtaaaaatatacagggtgttccatttaaaaaaataaagtaggtggcgacttccggtatgaACGGAAGTGTTAGATatgtgaaaatattttagtcgaaaaGGACACAaatgataatacttaaatctaaaTTCTCAGATACAAAAGTCTCTTATGATTCCTATAGGATTCGTGTTAAGGAGAAGAATATTTCTTTCGCAAAACTGGGCCAAGAGGAGTGTGAGTTATGTGGGGAATTTAAGCTCCATGGCCGCACTAAAGATAACTTTCAAGAAGAATGTAGTGTTTGTGATAAATGGCAATTACATATTAGCCTTGCTGAAAAATCACGAGAGTTATATCAAGAACACGCAAGCCTGCCTTCTACTAGCGATACCGTATACGTTTCCGTTGATCTACAAAAAGTGATTATGCTTCCCCGAATAGATAGCTTCAAAAGAGTTATATTCAGTAAAAGACTTATTGCCTATAATGAAAGTTTTGTTGCTCTCGGCAGTACAAAGAAACTACCACCATTTGCAGTTCTGTGGAACGAATCCATTTCTGGACGAAATAAGGAGGATATAATTAGCgctttttttgcttttatgTTAAGTCAAAGAGATGTCAATCGCTTCCTATTTTGGTTGGATAATTGTTCGTCAGAACAAGAACTGgtgttttttaacatttttggttAGAATGGTTAAAGGCTCCCCCAAACCAACGCGAAATATTCGTACGAGCAGCGAAGTTTTCGTTGCGATATTGTCGCCGGCTAGACCGTACACGGCGATAAATGCAAGGTCCCACATTGACGCGAATGTTTGGCGTCTTCAATAGTACGTGTCTGCGAAACTGCAGCGATTTTATTTCTAGTCATTGCGTGCACGATTTTTGTCACTATTAGCGGTGTTTTTCGAGTGTATGTTCTTTAagaaatagttaatttaaaaattaatatgtcacaatatacagaaaaactaatAGAGTTAGTTAAAATATACCCCATTTTATATAACCTATCACACgaagattacaaaaataatagcAAAAAAGATAAGGTTTGGGATCAAATTGgccttaaattaaacaaagacGGTAAGTGTAGTTTCCTTTATTTCGATTATGGGTTACAATAAGCAACAAACTTCTCTCGGACATTAAAGGCAATGTTTGTTGCCCGTCTTGAATCATTTAACATAGGAGTAAAAACATTTTCGTGGTTGGTTTGGTTTGCTTCTTTTGACAAAACATTGGAAAGATTATCGCATTGTGTCACTCGTAGGAAATTATGCAGAACGCATGCTGTTTTGATAATAAGTATTGTTATTTCAACTTTAGTTGTAATTGGTTTCAAAAATATCCTCCATTTCTGGGATAGTATCCCAAAAGCATTTTCTACAACTCTTCGTGCTCTACATAACCGAACGTTGTAATTTTCCTTACGAGGACAAAGTTTTGATTGCCGATATGGAAAAGGTCTCATAAGATAAGGTTTAAGGGCAAACGCTTCATCTCCAATCAAAATATGAGGACAAGGTTCATTTTGCCCTGGTAATGGTGTATGATTCGGAACATTAATAAGATTTGCTTCAAACCTTTGACCCATGTTAGAGGCCTCAAAAATTCCGCCATCGCTATTTTTTCCAAAACCACCGATGTCTACACagataaatttgtaatatggatCGACAATAGCCATTAATactattgaaaatttgttcaaataacaaaaataattagaacCTGTTCTATTGGGGCATTTAATTGTAACATGTCTTCCATCAATAGCACCTATGCAATTTGGAAATTGCCACTTTTCTCTAAACCTTTTCGCAGATTGTTCCCAAATTTCAATTGTAGGTTATGGTAGATAAATACCTTCCATTTGACTACAGACATCTTGGCATACTTCTGTTACAATTTGACTCACCGTCTGAAATCCTACTCTGAAAGTATGTCCAATTGTTGAGAAACTATTTCCAGTGGCaagaaatctaaaaataatatgtaaatatCGTTCACATTTTGGATAAAACCCTTTAAATTAGTCGTATTagtattgtttatatttttgattaagaccttcaatattaatattaaatcatcTTCAGGTAGTGATGtaaaaaagaaatggaaaAATCTAAGAGACACATATATGCGgttgtttaaaattcaatttataatttcaaagttaattcttttattcatttctttatttcaatttttgtttgagtGTCGAGTGGTGCGTGCGCAGAAATTTCAAAACGTGTAATGTAACTAGTTATGTCTTTCAATAAATCCTCTTTTGTGTCCAGCCTTCAAGTGTATCAGTTCTTCCCTGTGAAACGAGTTATTCTTTGTGTAAATCTAAACGTTGATTAAAAGAGTAAGacttaattataaacattatcaTATCCCGGAActtacctttaattttctgtcGTTCACTATAAACTTTTTCGAGTTAACGTTaaataatctatttttttttttttaacaaattttcttgaaCTGTTTTCGAACAGCGGtgcttaaaaaataataaaccgaAAACAGGACAAGACCCAAGCACAGGCAAACACTGGCAGTGGTCCAATTTCATGGAGTTTTTTCGTCCTTTTTTGGCATTTGCTAAGACTTCATCGAATGTTAAACAAATTTCAGACACCGATCATCCACAAAGGGAGGCTGAATTTGAAGTTGCTAATGATGACTCGAATTTAGATGAAATAATCAGCGAATCAGAAGAAACAATGGCACAAGATATAACCAACCGTAATATTAGCTTACAATCAGAAGTTGTGGCATTGAAGAACTGTGCAATTCCATCGCTAACTACGTCCACAGtgaagaaaaagttaaagaaTGAATTAAAACCTACCACATAGGTACAATCACTAATCAATTATTTCCaaacgaaaagaaaacaacCAGAATTGGATGAAATAGACATGTTGTTTTTGGCCCATGCTAAAACCATAAAGACGTTTTCTAAAAAACGGCAGGTGATGGCGAAAATGAAAGTTTCCCAGGTGATATTGCAACAGGAACTTGAAAACCTGGAGGAATCGTCAACACATCAAACTCAATGTAACAGTAGTTCCGTTACTTCCATTTCTTATAGCGATCCAAATTCACCTTATTCTTAACACCATTCAAACACTGCTTTATCCCCAAATTATTCAAATGGACCTTGTTATGATGGTGATCTAAATATTGaaactataaaagaaaaatgccaAAATAGCTCTGCAAGTATTGCTAACTCTATTGACGAACCAGCAAGATGGTCCGTCAATACAAGTATTGATGATTCGCAAACTGCATCTGACTGTACAAACAccaatattataaattattttcaatttgatcCCACAAATACTgaataacattttaagaatttattcaagtttatgtttagttttaaatttaagcgttgctgtatgatattttcatttttgtactgttagtaaatgtattttaaaatgtaatatattGTTTGCTTACCTTAATGTTATAACCAGTCGTTCCTCTGCTAATATAGATTCCCGATAATTTGtgtctttttttgttatatctcgtttaataagatttaaaattttatcaaaacatgcacTAGACATTCTAAAATATAGATGGAATCTCtttttgttgaataatataacgTATGTTATAGCGCTGGTTAACACTTCTTCGTAACGAATAACGATTTGCTGGCTTTTGTTGtaacgaattatttattaattataacgaAGGTACAACACGACTCAAAACGACGCTCTTACAAAAATCTTATTGATTAGTGACGCGCTTGTTGTCAACAacaacgaaaacaaaacaaaaacttctTATTGCTATGATTCTTGACAAATcggaaaactaatttaaatacaaataaaaaatgcaaaaatgtgtATAAACAAGATACAAATTACAACATGCCTCCCGCCTTGAAAGGACTgcctttcaaaaaaaaaaattagtgagTATATGGGAGGGGGGAGCGCTAAAGAAAAcatattataacaaattatttgattGTCTATATCTAATAGACAATCACCTAAggtaacaataacaaaaaaagtaaataatatcaaaattaatactaaTTTGTCATTGGAAGCGGGGAAAGTTTATTGGTTGGTCGCTTGATAATCCCGTTGGTGGTGCGTACGGTAGCAACTCTTGCAATACCATCGGAT
This region of Onthophagus taurus isolate NC chromosome 3, IU_Otau_3.0, whole genome shotgun sequence genomic DNA includes:
- the LOC139429479 gene encoding uncharacterized protein yields the protein MSQYTEKLIELVKIYPILYNLSHEDYKNNSKKDKVWDQIGLKLNKDDTDHPQREAEFEVANDDSNLDEIISESEETMAQDITNRNISLQSEVVALKNCAIPSLTTSTVQSLINYFQTKRKQPELDEIDMLFLAHAKTIKTFSKKRQVMAKMKVSQVILQQELENLEESSTHQTQCNSSSVTSISYSDPNSPYS